One Ahaetulla prasina isolate Xishuangbanna chromosome 1, ASM2864084v1, whole genome shotgun sequence DNA window includes the following coding sequences:
- the B3GALT1 gene encoding beta-1,3-galactosyltransferase 1 encodes MPSKVSCLYVLTVVCWASALWYLSITRPTSSYTSSYTVHKTYDSISMARKNVSFGNIRTRPINPHSFEFLINEPEKCEKNAPFLVILISTTHKEFDARQAIRETWGDENNFKGIKISTLFLLGKNTDSVLNQMVEQESQIFHDIIVEDFIDSYHNLTLKTLMGMKWVATFCSKAKYIMKTDSDIFVNMDNLIYKLLKPNTKPRRRYFTGYVINGGPIRDVRSKWYMPRDLYPDSNYPPFCSGTGYIFSADVAEMIYKTSLHTRLLHLEDVYVGLCLRKLGIHPFQNSGFNHWKMAYSLCRYRRVITVHQISPEEMHRIWNDMSSKKHLRC; translated from the coding sequence ATGCCTTCAAAAGTCTCGTGTTTATATGTCTTGACAGTTGTATGTTGGGCAAGTGCTTTGTGGTACTTAAGCATAACACGTCCCACTTCCTCCTACACCTCATCTTACACTGTTCACAAAACTTATGACAGCATCTCAATGGCTCGAAAAAATGTTTCCTTTGGGAACATAAGGACTCGTCCAATAAACCCTCATTCATTTGAATTTCTCATAAATGAGCCAGAGAAGTGTGAGAAGAATGCTCCCTTTTTGGTTATTCTAATCAGCACAACACACAAAGAGTTTGATGCTCGGCAAGCCATCCGGGAGACATGGGGAGATGAGAACAACTTCAAAGGCATTAAGATTTCCACTCTTTTTCTTCTGGGGAAAAACACAGACTCTGTGTTAAACCAGATGGTTGAGCAAGAAAGTCAAATTTTTCACGACATCATTGTGGAAGATTTCATCGACTCGTATCATAACCTGACCCTGAAAACGTTAATGGGAATGAAGTGGGTGGCCACATTTTGTTCAAAAGCCAAGTATATCATGAAAACAGACAGCGACATTTTTGTAAATATGGACAACCTCATTTACAAGTTGCTCAAACCGAACACCAAACCAAGACGAAGGTACTTTACTGGCTACGTCATCAACGGAGGCCCCATCAGGGATGTCCGGAGCAAATGGTACATGCCTAGGGACTTGTATCCTGACAGCAACTATCCGCCATTTTGCTCAGGCACAGGCTATATATTTTCTGCCGATGTGGCAGAGATGATTTACAAAACTTCCCTCCATACTAGACTCCTTCATCTTGAGGACGTGTATGTGGGACTCTGTCTGCGGAAGCTTGGCATCCATCCTTTCCAAAACAGTGGCTTCAATCACTGGAAGATGGCCTACAGCCTGTGCAGATACCGGCGTGTTATTACGGTACATCAAATATCCCCTGAGGAAATGCACAGGATTTGGAATGATATGTCCAGCAAGAAGCATCT